The Anaerobaca lacustris DNA window GCTTCTGGCCGTCGGGCTTGGGGACGAACATGTCGTTGGCCCTCAGGCCGCAGCGACGCGCGATCATCAGGCTGTACGCCAGCTCGCCCAGGTCGTCATTGCCGCCGTTGTTGGTCCCGAACGAGAACTTGGCGCCTGCCGCCTTGGCCTTGCGAACGAATCGCTCGCTCGGAAGGCGATACCGCGCGTTGACCTCGATGGCCACGTCGTTTCTGACCGCCGCGCCGATCACCTTGTCCATCCGCTCGTCGGTCCAGAGCGCATCGTACTCGTCGGCGATCACCGCCGGCAGGAAGGTCGGATTGACGTAGATGTCGATCGGCTCGTTCGCCAGAATCCCCACCGTCCGCTCGACCAGGGTGTCCATAAAGACCTGCTTGTCGCCGATCTCGACCTCGCTGGGGATCCACAGACGCATCCGTTTGCCTGCGTCGTTCGTCCATGTCATCGAGTCGGTAAAGACGTAGTCGAACTTGGCGATCGTCTGGGGCGAGAACATCGTCACCCATTCGCGTCCCTCCGCCTGCATCGCCCGGTACACCGGCCGGCCTTCGAGCTGCTTGAGAAACGGCTCCAAAGCGGCATCGTTGGTCGTGGGGAAGCCCACGCCGCAGTTCTCCGCGATGCCGAACTTGACGCCCCGCCGCTGCGACAGCGCGATCGCCTCATCCAGTGTCAGGCCGCCCTTCAAGTGCACGTGATAGTCCACGATGGGAAAATCGAGCACGGGCAGCGGCTTGACGTAGATGTTCCGGTAGCGGACCGTGCTGCCCGGGTCGTGACCCTGCAGCGCGAACGTGCCGCCCCGGAGCTGGCGATCCGTCGCCGTCCAGTCCACCACCTTCTTGCCGTCGACGAACACGGTGACATGGTTGCCCTGCACGATAATGTGCTGCGTGAACCAGACCTTGTCCTCGGCCACGGCGGTCCGCACATCCTGAATGCCGTACAGGCTGCCGGTCTTCCTCGGGTCGGCGGCGAAGCTGTTGTTGACCTGGACTTCGAACCCCCGCCGGGGCCAGTCCGTCTCCTGATACCGCGTGTGGAAGTAGACGCCGCCGTTGGCGCCCGACTCGGTCATCACATCGACCTTCAGCTCGAAGTCGGTGAACTGCGCGTCCTCGACCGGCCCGGTATAGAACAGGTGGCTCCGCGCCCCGTGCGCGACGATCGCCCCGTCCTGCACCATGAACGTCCCGACGTTCTCGCTGGCCTTCCAGCCGTCGAGCGTCCTGCCGTCGAACAGACACAGCCACGCCGCATCCCCCACCTGTCCCGCCGCCGGCCCCGCCAGGGCCGCCACAACCATCATCCACGCCACCAAAGCTGTCTTACCCATCAAAGACCTCCTGCAAACTGCCGCCTGTACTTTCCCGAAGACGCCCCCAAAGGCCCGACGCCGCACCAAGCCCCCATCAAACCCGATCCCCCACCAAAACGCAACCCCCTCCAGCTCCGGTAGGGGCGAGGCATGCCTCGCACGCCATGCCAGGCAATGGCAAGTCGTTTTGGCCTGGCCGTGATTCCCACCACAGCCCGACCCCACGAGCTACGGGCCAGATCGCGATTTCCCCGCCTCGCCGGTCTTTTTCGGACTTGGCCCTAAACGAACGGCCCCCATCGTGCCGATAGAATCAGTAGGCCGCATGGTCCGCCTGATTCAGCGAGGGACAGGAACAAGGAGTCCGGTTCAATGGCATTACCCGTGGAAGTCGGCAGGCTCATCGAGACCTTCAAGCGGAACGCGATTCAGCATCAAATCGACGCGACCGATGCGCAGATCGAGCGGCCGGCGTACGAGCTATATGGCCTGACCGACGAAGAAATCCGCATCGTCGAGGAAGGGGAAGCATGTAACACATTCGCCCATCTTGCTGTGCGATGAGCTATAATATGAACCATCGACGGACTCATACGCGCGAACGCTGAAAGGACATCACGTGACTATCAATAGAATCTGGATGATAGAAATTGTCACTAGCATTTTGTGGAAATAGTGGGCATGAGGACACTAGATCATTGGGAAGGGCGTTTGTCCGCGCTGCCGACCACCATCGACTGTGCGGAAATGCGTGTCATAGGCAACGACTATCGCCAGCCTGCTTTCGTTGGTCCTGGCCATATCGATATTAGAAGCGCGGCCGATATCGACTTCACGATGCACGCAACAGCCGCAAATGATGTGGATGCTATCCGCCAACTGGGCCGAGCACGCGAGAATCCATATGAGATCCGTGACCAGTTCATCCTCGTTATGACGGACTATCAAGGAATTGAGTGGAACTGTGGGTGGACACGACCAGAGCCGCAAACAATCTCTAATCGCGGTTGGCTATTAAAAGGCAGAATCAACTCTTTAGTAACTCGTGCCACGGGGGATTGGGTATCGGACAAATCAAGCATAGAACTTGTGTTTCAACCAAAGTTCTGGCTGCCAATGAGCAAGTCGGTGCTAACTGTGACGAGTATAGATGATGTCGAAATCGAACGGGAATACAGTGATGGGCAACAAACCGTCCAGGTGCTTGATTCTGAAATCAAGTTCTTCACTACACCTTCGAGTGATGCGCTTTGGTTGACAGCCGAGACAAGTACCAAGCTCATACACCCGTATGCGGAGAACTGGGTTTGTGAACCCCTCCGTATTCTGCTTGGCCAACGCATTTACCCTCGCCTTGTCGCGCGTAATTTCGGCGACCGGACTGCACATGTATGGCTCCGCCCCTCGCTTGGGGAATACCCCGACTTGGGTGTCGCCTCGCTTCTCGGAGATGACCATGCTGGCCTGAGAAAGGACTTCTGGAAACTCTATGCCAGCTTGCTTCAAATGATTGCAGAGGATAAAACTGCCGATGGGCATCCGAACTTTGAACCACACGCTATCACACGCTTCTATGATGAGATCATTCGTGCCACTCAGGGATCGAGGTGGGTTCTATGTATGACTCTCTCGAGCGTCGCGGAGGGCCTCGTGCGATTGCTAATCCCCTGCAATCCAAGGGCCAAGATCGACAACCATCTGAAGGCTCTCGTGTGTCAGAAGATACTGAGACGCGAAAACCAGGTAGCTTGGACAAGAGTGCGCCACGAAGTTATGCATGGGCACCTTGTGTCACCCTGGGGTACCGAAGAAGAGGATAAACAACTCAG harbors:
- a CDS encoding DUF1080 domain-containing protein, encoding MGKTALVAWMMVVAALAGPAAGQVGDAAWLCLFDGRTLDGWKASENVGTFMVQDGAIVAHGARSHLFYTGPVEDAQFTDFELKVDVMTESGANGGVYFHTRYQETDWPRRGFEVQVNNSFAADPRKTGSLYGIQDVRTAVAEDKVWFTQHIIVQGNHVTVFVDGKKVVDWTATDRQLRGGTFALQGHDPGSTVRYRNIYVKPLPVLDFPIVDYHVHLKGGLTLDEAIALSQRRGVKFGIAENCGVGFPTTNDAALEPFLKQLEGRPVYRAMQAEGREWVTMFSPQTIAKFDYVFTDSMTWTNDAGKRMRLWIPSEVEIGDKQVFMDTLVERTVGILANEPIDIYVNPTFLPAVIADEYDALWTDERMDKVIGAAVRNDVAIEVNARYRLPSERFVRKAKAAGAKFSFGTNNGGNDDLGELAYSLMIARRCGLRANDMFVPKPDGQKPVQKKGLPK